The window CGAGATGGGCCGGCAGTTCTTCGTCAACGACATCGAGAACCCCTACACGACCCCCGACGAGAAGCCCTTCCTGTGGATCCGCGGCCGCCAGGTCGGCGGGCGTTCGATCATGTGGGCGCGGCAGTCCTACCGTCTCAGCGATCTCGACTTCGAGGCCAACGCGCGCGACGGGATCGGGGTCGACTGGCCGATCCGCTACGCGGACCTCGCGCCGTGGTACAGCCACGTCGAAGCCTTCGCCGGCATCAGCGGCCGCCCCGAAGGTCTGCCCCAGTTGCCGGACGGCGTCTTCCTGCCGCCGATGCAGATGACGTGCGTCGAGAACGCGGTGAAGGAGGCGATCGCGCGCGATTTCGGCGACACCCGGATGATGACGATCGGGCGCACGGCGGTTCTCACCCGCGACCACAAGGGGAGGAGCGCCTGCCACTACTGCGGTCCCTGCCACCGCGGCTGCAGCACGAAGAGCTACTTCAGTTCGCTGAGTGCCACCCTCCCAGCCGCTGAAGCCACCGGCCGCATGACGCTGCGGCCGGACAGCGTCGTGCACAGCGTGATCTGGGACGCCGCCCGCGGGCGCGTCACGGGCGTGCGCGTGATCGACCGGCAGACGGGAGAGGACCTGGAGTTCCACGGGGAGATCGTCATGCTCGGCGCCTCGGCGCTGGAGTCGACCCGCATCCTCCTCCACTCGACGTCCGCCGACTTCCCGGACGGCCTCGCGAACTCCAGCGGGGTCCTCGGCCGCTATCTCATGGACCACACGATGAGCACGGGAGCGAAGGCGAAGTTCCCCGGCTGGGAGAACCACGGCTACACCGGCGAGCGTCCGAACGGGATCTACATCCCCCGCTTCCGGAACGTGACGGAACCCTCGCCCGACTTCATCCGGGGCTACGGCTACCAGGGCTGGTCCACGCGGCAGAGCTGGAGTCGCGGCCTCGACGTGCCGGGCTTCGGCGCGGACTACAAGCGCCGGCTCACCGAACCCGGCGTGTGGGAGTTCGAACTCGGCGCCTTCGGCGAGTGCCTCCCGCGCGAGGAGAACTACATCGAACTCGATCCGGAACGGGTCGATGCGTGGGGAATCCCGGCCCTCCGCATCCACTGCGAATGGAGCGACAACGAGCGCCGGATGATGCGCGACAGCGCCGACCGCGCCGCGGAAATGCTGGAAGCCGGGGGCGGAACGGACGTCGAGTTGCTGACCGACATCACGGCACCGGGACTCACGATCCACGAGATGGGGACGGCGCGGATGGGACGGGATCCGGCGACCTCCGTCCTCAACG of the Candidatus Palauibacter australiensis genome contains:
- a CDS encoding GMC family oxidoreductase, with product EMGRQFFVNDIENPYTTPDEKPFLWIRGRQVGGRSIMWARQSYRLSDLDFEANARDGIGVDWPIRYADLAPWYSHVEAFAGISGRPEGLPQLPDGVFLPPMQMTCVENAVKEAIARDFGDTRMMTIGRTAVLTRDHKGRSACHYCGPCHRGCSTKSYFSSLSATLPAAEATGRMTLRPDSVVHSVIWDAARGRVTGVRVIDRQTGEDLEFHGEIVMLGASALESTRILLHSTSADFPDGLANSSGVLGRYLMDHTMSTGAKAKFPGWENHGYTGERPNGIYIPRFRNVTEPSPDFIRGYGYQGWSTRQSWSRGLDVPGFGADYKRRLTEPGVWEFELGAFGECLPREENYIELDPERVDAWGIPALRIHCEWSDNERRMMRDSADRAAEMLEAGGGTDVELLTDITAPGLTIHEMGTARMGRDPATSVLNGYNQAWDAPNLFVIDGAAMPSSACQNPSLTYMALTARACHYALWAKNRGEL